A genomic window from Cardiocondyla obscurior isolate alpha-2009 linkage group LG02, Cobs3.1, whole genome shotgun sequence includes:
- the LOC139110107 gene encoding uncharacterized protein, whose product MAEGERGGEEEASERRKMGATRYVLGSAILGLFWSSLLKGVLTNSTSRCDYPPCSCDHYGRLTCDCKEEGEELILTTEGDRRLSAHTSRIAVSNCSSVILTNSSLVSMTELRSVDLANVANLTLVRQSFELSQYSSRTRISVRNSSIDVMPSFVFRGDIEAITFENVRIGQLSAFSFANLIHTENIRLENCHIETTEAQAFKKFDVDYLHVIGGTFGDQMPSRTMNDIEVYRKFMLDGVKLGVVRSNAFIVRSPRTVAIQNCVIDNLESEAFDVTAHGAVIVKNNTFGSISVGAFLGIRADRENRPPSASSSTTHDLTFKNNSITSFEEGSLMFDRASFRPQLDNLVISQPCDCQMLPIWKNYVLNYTNVYSRFYARENSLVPPQSPTQEPINETPETFQCLDGGTNGAPITFVDYETRHCSLGGSMVVFILIIVGAILALIVFVALIVWCCQRRRRNNRKKWISVPTNAPDVVSKKNGVIGREAATSGTPVDSRITMVVPDGRLYRETEFHVIVEKAEPLTTEL is encoded by the exons ATGGCAGAAGGAGAGCGAGGAGGGGAAGAAGAAGCGAGCGAGAGGCGCAAAATGGGAGCAACGAGATATGTGTTAGGCAGCGCGATCTTAGGACTCTTTTGGAGCAGCCTACTCAAGGGCGTCCTGACCAACTCCACCAGCAGGTGCGATTACCCGCCCTGCTCCTGCGACCACTACGGCAGATTGACCTGCGACTGCAAGGAGGAGGGAGAG gaATTAATTCTAACTACGGAGGGAGACAGACGGCTGAGTGCGCACACTAGCAGAATAGCGGTGAGCAACTGCTCGTCCGTGATTCTGACAAATTCGAGCCTGGTCTCGATGACCGAGCTGCGATCGGTAGACCTGGCGAACGTGGCGAATTTGACCCTGGTCAGGCAAAGCTTCGAGCTATCACAGTACAGCTCGCGCACGCGGATCTCCGTGCGGAACAGCAGCATCGACGTGATGCCGAGCTTCGTTTTTCGCGGCGACATCGAGGCGATCACGTTCGAGAACGTACGGATCGGCCAGCTGAGTGCCTTCTCGTTCGCCAATTTAATTCACACGGAAAACATACGGTTGGAGAACTGCCACATCGAGACAACGGAGGCACAGGCCTTCAAGAAGTTCGACGTCGACTACTTGCACGTGATCGGCGGCACGTTCGGCGATCAAATGCCAAGTCGCACTATGAACGACATCGAAGTCTATCGCAAATTCATGCTGGACGGCGTGAAATTGGGCGTCGTGAGGAGCAACGCCTTCATCGTGAGAAGTCCACGCACAGTGGCGATACAGAATTGCGTAATCGATAACCTGGAGAGCGAGGCTTTCGACGTGACGGCACACGGCGCCGTTATAGTAAAAAACAACACCTTCGGCAGCATCAGCGTGGGCGCGTTTCTGGGTATTCGCGCGGACCGCGAGAACAGGCCGCCGTCGGCGTCATCGTCAACGACACACGATCTCACCTTCAAAAACAACAGCATTACCAGCTTCGAAGAAGGCTCTTTGATGTTCGACCGCGCGAGCTTCCGACCCCAGCTCGACAATCTTGTCATCTCGCAGCCATGCGACTGCCAAATGTTACCCATATGGAAGAACTACGTGCTCAACTATACCAACGTCTACTCGCGGTTCTATGCGAGAGAAAACTCGCTGGTACCGCCGCAGTCACCGACCCAGGAGCCTATCAACGAGACTCCGGAAACCTTTCAATGTCTGGACGGCGGGACGAACGGTGCGCCGATCACCTTCGTTGATTACGAGACGCGTCACTGCTCCCTCGGCGGCTCCATGGTCGTCTTCATTCTAATTATCGTGGGTGCTATTCTCGCCCTGATAGTATTCGTGGCTTTGATCGTGTGGTGCTGCCAAAGGCGCCGACGAAACAACAGAAAAAAGTGGATTAGCGTGCCGACCAATGCACCCGACGTGGTCTCGAAGAAGAACGGGGTGATCGGCAGGGAAGCTGCAACTTCCGGCACACCAGTCGACAGTAGGATAACGATGGTAGTGCCAGACGGCAGATTGTATCGAGAGACGGAGTTTCATGTGATCGTCGAGAAGGCCGAGCCGCTTACGACCGAGTTGTAA